In one Bacillus sp. Marseille-P3661 genomic region, the following are encoded:
- a CDS encoding TRAP transporter large permease, with product MASAILFGSFAILLLLSVPIGIALGISTLATIVITGTMPIQFVMKELVTAVDSFPIMAVPFFILAGEIMGKGGISQRLFGVANAMVGNKTGGFAIATIITCMFFAAISGSGPATVAAIGGIMIPAMVQQGYDKKFATATVAAAGSIGVIIPPSIPMVMYGVSGSVSIGDLFIAGIIPGILVGIVMMIWAWYYSKKKGYTGSDEKTSIKGILKATWEAKWAIIMPVIILGGIYGGIFTPTEAAVVAVVYGLVAGKFLYRELKFKDIPKILIDSMLTTATVLVIVGAATGFGRLLTIEQIPNQVASAMMSVSENPFVIMALITILLLIVGCFMDTIAAIIILTPILLPIALQIGYDPIHFGIIMVVNLAIGFITPPLGVNLFVGSGISGLSIEDLSKAVVPFFVAMVIALLFVTFIPQLSLLFL from the coding sequence ATGGCATCAGCAATATTATTTGGTAGTTTTGCAATCTTACTATTATTAAGTGTCCCTATTGGTATTGCACTGGGGATTTCAACATTAGCGACCATTGTTATCACAGGAACAATGCCAATTCAATTTGTAATGAAGGAGCTAGTAACAGCAGTCGACTCATTTCCGATTATGGCTGTTCCATTCTTTATCCTTGCCGGGGAGATCATGGGTAAAGGTGGTATCTCGCAACGTTTATTTGGTGTAGCAAATGCAATGGTAGGAAATAAAACTGGTGGATTTGCGATCGCTACGATTATCACTTGTATGTTCTTTGCTGCCATTTCTGGTTCAGGTCCTGCAACAGTTGCTGCTATCGGTGGAATTATGATTCCTGCAATGGTGCAACAAGGCTATGATAAGAAATTTGCTACTGCTACTGTAGCTGCCGCAGGTTCGATTGGGGTTATCATTCCTCCAAGTATACCAATGGTAATGTACGGTGTATCAGGAAGTGTATCAATTGGGGATTTATTTATCGCTGGTATTATTCCTGGAATTTTAGTTGGTATAGTAATGATGATTTGGGCTTGGTATTATTCAAAGAAAAAAGGCTATACAGGTTCAGATGAAAAAACTTCAATTAAAGGTATTTTAAAAGCAACATGGGAAGCGAAATGGGCAATAATCATGCCAGTTATTATCTTAGGTGGTATATATGGCGGTATTTTCACACCAACAGAAGCGGCTGTAGTGGCAGTTGTATACGGTTTAGTTGCCGGTAAGTTTTTATATCGTGAATTGAAATTTAAGGATATTCCTAAAATCTTAATTGATTCAATGCTTACGACTGCAACTGTTTTAGTTATCGTTGGTGCAGCAACAGGATTTGGACGTTTATTAACAATTGAACAAATTCCAAACCAAGTTGCTTCAGCGATGATGTCAGTTTCCGAAAATCCGTTTGTTATTATGGCATTAATTACAATTTTATTACTGATTGTTGGATGTTTCATGGATACAATCGCAGCGATTATTATTTTAACACCTATTTTATTGCCGATTGCCCTGCAAATTGGTTATGATCCAATTCACTTTGGTATTATTATGGTTGTTAACTTAGCGATTGGATTCATTACACCGCCATTAGGTGTTAACCTATTCGTAGGTTCGGGTATATCTGGACTGTCAATTGAAGATCTATCGAAGGCTGTTGTCCCATTCTTCGTTGCAATGGTAATTGCATTGTTATTCGTTACCTTCATTCCACAGCTTTCATTACTTTTCTTATAA
- a CDS encoding TRAP transporter small permease → MKFIKMLDRHLEEALLVIFSTVMTSVIFIQVVMRMSGNSLSWSEELGRYCFIWLVYIGIAYGVKKQRHIKVDVMLLLFKDRGKLVLTIISNILFLIFAVLVVYHGNAIAQQLLGFGQKSPALHVPMGFVYLASPVGMGLSAIRLIQVLIPQFKALFGNGEYVIETRENENQ, encoded by the coding sequence ATGAAATTCATTAAAATGCTTGACCGTCATTTAGAAGAAGCGTTATTAGTTATTTTCTCAACCGTAATGACATCTGTTATCTTCATACAGGTTGTCATGCGTATGTCAGGCAACTCATTATCTTGGTCAGAAGAATTAGGAAGGTATTGTTTTATTTGGTTGGTTTACATTGGAATCGCTTACGGAGTTAAGAAACAACGTCATATTAAAGTGGATGTAATGCTATTATTATTTAAAGACAGAGGGAAACTTGTATTAACAATTATCTCTAATATATTATTTTTAATCTTCGCTGTTTTAGTAGTCTATCATGGAAACGCTATTGCGCAGCAATTACTTGGTTTCGGTCAAAAGTCACCTGCACTTCATGTTCCGATGGGGTTTGTATATTTAGCCTCACCAGTCGGAATGGGTTTGTCCGCGATACGTTTAATTCAAGTACTTATTCCACAGTTTAAAGCATTATTTGGTAATGGAGAATATGTAATCGAAACTAGAGAAAATGAGAACCAATAG
- a CDS encoding TRAP transporter substrate-binding protein, whose amino-acid sequence MKKFLMLIMTAALLFVLAACGGGDTGNNAGGDAGGEGGGDAGETKTIRAGIGLNDQHPQYIALLKFKEIVEEQTNGSIKVETYHSGQLGDDRTMTEALQLGTQEVTIPSTAPIANFLPAFSVFDFPFLFPNEQVADAVLDGPVGQKFLDMLPEQNLVGLAYWENGFRDLTNSVRPVATAADMKGLKIRTMENDLHLEAFRALGANPTPMAFTELFTALQQGTVDGQENPYATIYLQKFNEVQKYISDTHHIYSPFVFLMSKSFYDGLTPEQQEIVKNAAVEAGKYNREINREANDKYLADLQEAGMTYTAITPEARQEMVDLVQPTIDKYAEQIGADLVKEVYDAVAEAQANAEAAPAEDTPAAEEEGTTEK is encoded by the coding sequence ATGAAAAAGTTTTTAATGCTAATAATGACAGCAGCACTTTTATTTGTGTTAGCGGCTTGTGGCGGCGGTGACACTGGAAATAATGCAGGTGGTGACGCTGGCGGTGAAGGTGGCGGCGATGCTGGTGAAACAAAAACAATCCGCGCTGGTATTGGCTTAAATGACCAACATCCGCAATATATTGCTCTTTTAAAATTCAAGGAAATTGTTGAAGAGCAAACAAACGGTTCTATTAAAGTTGAAACATATCACAGTGGTCAGCTTGGTGATGACCGTACCATGACTGAAGCATTGCAGCTAGGTACTCAAGAAGTTACAATTCCTTCAACAGCACCTATTGCAAACTTCTTACCTGCATTTAGTGTATTTGATTTTCCATTCTTATTCCCAAATGAGCAAGTTGCAGACGCAGTATTAGATGGCCCGGTTGGTCAAAAGTTCTTAGATATGCTACCTGAGCAAAATTTAGTTGGTTTAGCTTATTGGGAAAATGGTTTCCGTGACTTAACAAATAGTGTAAGACCAGTTGCAACAGCTGCTGATATGAAAGGTTTAAAAATCCGTACAATGGAAAATGACCTTCACTTAGAAGCGTTCCGTGCATTAGGTGCAAACCCAACGCCGATGGCATTTACTGAATTATTTACAGCATTACAACAAGGTACAGTAGATGGACAAGAAAACCCATATGCTACAATTTATCTACAAAAATTCAATGAAGTTCAAAAATATATCTCTGATACACACCATATTTACAGCCCGTTCGTATTCTTAATGAGCAAATCATTCTATGATGGATTAACTCCTGAGCAACAAGAAATTGTTAAAAACGCTGCTGTAGAAGCAGGTAAATACAATCGTGAAATTAATCGTGAAGCAAATGATAAGTATTTAGCAGATCTTCAAGAAGCTGGTATGACATATACAGCGATTACGCCTGAAGCTCGTCAAGAAATGGTTGACCTAGTACAGCCAACAATTGATAAGTATGCTGAGCAAATTGGAGCTGACCTTGTAAAAGAAGTTTATGATGCGGTAGCAGAAGCACAAGCAAATGCTGAAGCAGCTCCTGCTGAAGATACACCTGCTGCAGAAGAAGAAGGTACAACTGAAAAATAA
- the gnd gene encoding phosphogluconate dehydrogenase (NAD(+)-dependent, decarboxylating), with amino-acid sequence MQLGLIGLGKMGYNLALNLLEHGHSLIANDISEEQVKSITKEGAIGTYSIAELIGKLDKPRNIWIMVPAGPITDQVLTEVLKHIDKGDRIIDGGNSNPADSLRRAELVQQKEAYFFDVGTSGGTEGAREGACFMIGGNAEQFKEIEPIFKSISVENGYLYAGIEGSGHFLKMVHNGIEYGMMQSIAEGFEVLHKSQFDYDFEAVARVWNHGSVIRSWLMELTQNIFSKDAKLEGIQGVMHSSGHGKWTIENALELQVPTPVIALSLMMRYRSLEEDTFSGKVVAALRNEFGGHKVIKN; translated from the coding sequence ATGCAACTTGGTCTCATTGGCCTTGGGAAAATGGGTTATAACTTAGCACTAAATCTACTAGAACATGGTCATAGTCTTATCGCGAACGACATCAGTGAAGAGCAAGTAAAGAGCATTACAAAGGAAGGTGCAATTGGTACATATTCCATTGCTGAACTGATCGGGAAATTAGATAAGCCACGAAATATTTGGATTATGGTTCCTGCAGGTCCAATAACGGATCAAGTTCTCACTGAAGTACTTAAACACATTGATAAGGGTGATCGAATTATTGATGGTGGTAATTCTAATCCAGCCGACTCACTCAGACGGGCTGAGTTAGTACAGCAAAAAGAAGCGTATTTTTTTGATGTTGGTACTAGTGGAGGCACAGAGGGAGCTCGTGAAGGAGCCTGTTTTATGATAGGCGGCAATGCCGAACAATTTAAAGAGATTGAGCCAATATTTAAGTCTATATCCGTTGAAAACGGATACCTCTATGCTGGAATAGAAGGAAGTGGACATTTTCTAAAGATGGTTCATAATGGCATTGAATACGGTATGATGCAGTCCATTGCTGAAGGTTTTGAAGTTCTACACAAAAGTCAATTTGATTATGATTTCGAAGCTGTCGCAAGGGTCTGGAATCACGGATCAGTTATTCGCTCATGGTTAATGGAACTAACCCAAAATATTTTTTCAAAAGATGCTAAATTGGAAGGGATTCAAGGTGTAATGCATTCATCTGGTCATGGAAAATGGACTATTGAAAATGCCCTGGAACTTCAAGTCCCTACCCCAGTTATTGCATTATCACTAATGATGCGTTATCGTTCACTTGAAGAAGATACCTTTTCAGGTAAAGTTGTAGCAGCCCTTCGAAATGAATTTGGTGGACATAAGGTAATCAAGAACTAG
- a CDS encoding MurR/RpiR family transcriptional regulator, with protein MSNPPHVIQSIRALYHEFSEKEKLIADFILNNPKKIIHLTINQIAEDLEIADATVFRFCKRIGFKGYQAFKIALASEIVNPIEDIHETLQEEDSVYDVTDKVFKTNILAINETLKVMNSEKLAESVNLLLNARKIEFYGTGGSGIIAMDAFHKFIRTGINCMAYADTHIQLMAASQLTEKDVAVIISHSGSNKDIIDLVSVIKDSGAKTIGITNYTKSFLSTSVDIPLYTVSQETEYRTEALASRIAELSIIDALFVNVSKERKQEMKESLNKMRKAISLRRV; from the coding sequence ATGTCTAATCCGCCACATGTTATTCAGAGCATCCGTGCCCTTTATCATGAATTTAGCGAAAAGGAAAAATTAATTGCAGACTTTATTTTAAACAATCCTAAAAAAATAATTCATCTTACAATCAATCAAATCGCTGAAGATTTGGAAATAGCAGATGCTACTGTATTTCGTTTTTGTAAAAGAATTGGTTTTAAAGGCTACCAAGCATTTAAAATTGCCCTTGCATCTGAAATTGTGAACCCTATTGAAGATATACATGAAACTTTACAGGAAGAAGACTCTGTTTATGATGTAACCGATAAAGTGTTTAAAACCAATATATTAGCAATCAATGAAACGTTGAAAGTGATGAATTCTGAAAAATTAGCCGAATCTGTTAATTTGTTATTAAATGCAAGGAAAATAGAATTTTACGGAACAGGTGGATCGGGAATTATAGCAATGGATGCATTCCATAAATTTATCAGGACTGGTATTAATTGTATGGCATATGCCGATACACATATCCAATTAATGGCCGCCTCACAACTTACTGAAAAAGATGTAGCAGTCATTATTTCTCACTCTGGATCTAATAAAGATATAATAGATCTAGTGAGTGTTATAAAAGATAGTGGAGCAAAAACAATTGGGATTACAAATTATACAAAGTCTTTTTTAAGTACTAGTGTAGATATTCCACTTTATACAGTGTCTCAAGAAACTGAATATAGAACAGAGGCATTGGCCTCTAGGATTGCAGAATTAAGTATTATTGACGCTTTGTTTGTTAATGTGAGCAAAGAACGAAAACAAGAAATGAAAGAATCTCTCAATAAAATGAGAAAAGCAATATCATTGCGACGAGTATAA